The segment ggtgctggaagagggcagcagaaacccTGGGAAGGCCCAACCATGACACACAAAGGAGAAACCCACCCAGTGGTGGAGAAAACCCACTCTCCTCCCCAGCTGTATGGCCCCCAAAAATGTTAATaagccaaggcaaacaaggggagcagagcagtccaagcccttcctcgcctgcacaccaaaccaTCCGGGGAACGGGGTCAgacccccctctctgctacccccatgGGGGTTTGTGttgggctggctgccccagctccagccccagcccaggccacagtgGGTGCTGAAGGCTGtcggcagggctggcagctggcccCCCTCACACCCCACCCAAATCAACTCGGCTCCAGCATCAATCCCATCCCGGCTGCAATAGGGGGAAGCCCCGGTGCTgcacccaggctgggccatgagatgcccaggagcatcccctggagggctcacctgcaaactgggtgtaggctgtgtcttgGAGGAAGgcgccacagccaaagtcgatgAGTTTCAGCTGCCCGCtggccaggtcgagcaggatgttctcgggcttgatgtccctgtgcaggaccccgcaggcggtgcagtgccgcacggcctccagcacctggcggaacagcacCCGCGCCTCCTCCTCCGGCAGGAACCCCCGCTCCGCCAGGAAACCCGAGAGCTCCTGGCACCGCTCCGGacgctccagcaccagcacgAAGCTGTCGGGGAGCTCGaaccactccaggagctgaatgACAGCGGCACAGCCACGGgacaccttggccagcagcacgatctccagcggcgcgctgctgccgtcgggctgcgggaggagcgcgGTGCCGTCagtggggctgaggccgtgccggggctctgggagccctcagccagcccgggatgctctgcacGCCCCGCCCGgcccacgcccgctctccccGCAGGGCTCCCGGCGGCTCCCACCCTGCCGGGCCCCGGCTCctcgccgcccggcccggcccggctgctgccgctggccccgctcactcaccagctcgccccagtgccggatgCGATCCCGCGGCACGcgtttgatggccacctgcgagCGAGGGAGAGCAGCGGGCTGAGCTTGCCGCccgtcctgcccagccccatcctccgcccttctcctcctcctcctccccctccgcccgccgccggccccgccgctcaccggggcgccgtccgagagccgcgtccCCGAGCAGACGCTGCCGAAGCcgccgcgccccagcagcgaacccactcggtaccgctcctgcagggcctcctgcgccttccctgcgggcgagacgcggctgtcagcgctcggcccggggccagcaacggcccccgagcgccccccgagcggcccgggccgggcatCCCCACCCGCCCCGGGCCCcggcggctcggggccggcggccgcgctgccgagcggcggagctcgggccggggaagccccagcggaggcggcgggagcggccgcgccgcctgtgtcctccgcgggccccgggaggagccggggccggggccggggccggggccgggctcggggccgggctcgggacTGGACCCTGCGtcgggtccggggccgggctcgggccaggcggagccgaagggcggcgatgccgcccccgcaccaggcactgacgcccgcccagcagcgccaccgccagtacggccagagccgggcggaggcgagagcgcggcgggacggccggggccgggcacggggcagccccgcccggggccgggggcgggccgggggcatggcccggcccggcaggggagagggaggcggggagaggagagggacgccgggcaagggaccccgagagaagggtgcccgaccgcgggaaagggagagaaatagtaaaagagaaagagaaagaaagaaagaaagagtgatctaaaatatctgttttgctgccgctgctgctgccgccgctgccgccgctgcaactgaagcaccggggccgttcgtccccgtgtccgttccccgctcgccccacgagccccacgttcgagccccgcgcgccccgggcacagcccctgagtctgtccaaacacgggaactttgcagcggtgagcccagatgcagagccctgactcctgcacactggcacagcaatcccctcgcttgctgctctgcattggcctggctgagggtcaaacactgtcgggccaccttcccttgctgtaggattcctacctgacccaagaactgcacttacatctccagtgttgccttccagtaaaaccaggggaaggaaaatgtgtgtggctcatggtattttcgagtgtctaaaaatcactgagtcaccgatcttagaggtgtggtgcatctggaattcctgggatggagaagtagtgcaacatgggaAAGGGGaacatagaaataaatagaggaaaagatcttggattgtttctttcattttcatttcccttctggaaagccatttcagttttccaggaatcttctcctgtctgctcttcccaagaatgtctcatggagaacaaggtcaagcttctgtcccaagatttgccagcaggaaattatgccactggtgaaattttcatgatgactgtttttgctggcttagggcaaatttggggaggaaacctccaaaagggatccgtctagaaagcaagttcaagcagcccctccccctactagttcaggaaaagacttccctcaaaaaaagtgaaaaaaacccagtttatttaacaagtaaagtattcagaagcatgaaaaatgaataatattaaataaaacctctgacagtgctgaagagatggcaaattcagaaagtcctttttgtgggttgtagttggctcactcggtctcttctaagtccctctggggctggaatgcagcgtcccagagctcggtgggccacaggtgtgagctgctggtgtttttctgggttttcaatccagagcaggtttaaacatttcccagaaaaaggaaagtcacagtccaaggaacttctctgcctaagctagctaaaaaccaaattgctggacctgggctgtgaaggcatcgggaaatttccaaatctgggcactggcggtcccagcaaacaccagatctggatggtgctgcaGCCAGAACCTGCAgatttccaaattttggctttctgtgccagcaaatcactggacttgggctgtgccagcaccaggaagttttcagatctgggtgCTGGCattgccagcaaacaccagatctgggtggtgtcgttgccagtgacagaaatctgctggatttgggctctgctggcaccgggaaatttccaaatctgggtactggcgcagcaaacacaagatgtgggcggtGCCAGAGCCAGAAGCAGAAAGTTgctgggttttggatttctgtgccagtaaattgctgcacttgggctgtgtcagaatagggaaatttccagatgtgggcactggcagtgccagcaaacaccagtgaaaccttctggtcctTGTCCAGACTATTgtccagtggtttccctgagaaccagctctggccactttacagacagagactgctttcatctgcttgtctggaaacagaactttaatgaaggcaaacacaacaaacagggcagcgtgcacagtagagagagcaaagcagaaaaaagcctgggtccagggtctagcagggatatttatccatttatttatggggaggggttaaggtgggatctgagggaaggatccaagaggaaggagggattaagaatattacaatttttgcagtataaagtaaccaatggtagcaaagagaactcagaactttctagtaacaatctgcataactgaacaagaggattatgggcgggagctcctgctgaccccgactaaagagggttttcccatgGCCTTAAGCCGaggtctccctcttcttttaaaccaaccccaacacaccagatctgggcagtgctgggttttggctttccttgccagaaaattgctgcatttgggttgtggtggcacagggaaattgccagatctgggcactggcagtgccagctaaccgcagatctgggtggtgccggtgctatcaccagaaaattgccgggttttgtctttctgtgccagcaaactgctggacttgggctgtgctgccactgggaaactgctggatctgagcactggcagtgccagcaaacaccagatctgggtggggccagcaccaggtatttgcaaggttttggctttctttgccagaaaattactcGACTCAGGCTGTGCCGGCATCAGGAAATTCccgcatctgggcactggtggtgccagcaaacaccggatcttggcattgccaatgatggtagcagggaattgccagattttggctttctttgccagaaaattgctggacttggctctgccagaacagggaaatacccagatctgagcactggcagtggcagcaaacaccaggtctgggtgcctgtattggcatcaggaaattgccggattttggctttctgtgccagcaaattgctgaaCTTGGGCCGTGTCAGCCCTGGGAAAtttccggatctgggcacttgcgcagcaaacaccagatctgggtggtgtgttgtagtgtgtttttatactttgtaatattttgtaatagttttgtttttgaatccccgtatttttcccaaatggttcatccaagatggtacccccctccctttacctgtgtaatccctttcccttgctgagatcatccccaaatccccaccctggctctctgtcaatcactcagcatcccatccctccatccagaagcttcgttccaggatgtcgagtgatcagccagaggccaggggtcagccccccaagccttgccccatatgctgtcctaaatgtccatccccagtacccatcccttagggtcacttcttggttagtcaaatgttatctactttgggtttccacctccctttaaatgtaaccttggcacatctcctggggctgtgggcaggaggcccctgaggtgtaggggct is part of the Agelaius phoeniceus isolate bAgePho1 chromosome W unlocalized genomic scaffold, bAgePho1.hap1 SUPER_W_unloc_1, whole genome shotgun sequence genome and harbors:
- the LOC143692447 gene encoding serine/threonine-protein kinase pim-1-like; amino-acid sequence: PLPGRAMPPARPRPRAGLPRARPRPSRRALASARLWPYWRWRCWAGVSAWCGGGIAALRLRLARARPRTRRRVQSRARPRARPRPRPRPRLLPGPAEDTGGAAAPAASAGASPARAPPLGSAAAGPEPPGPGAGGDARPGPLGGRSGAVAGPGPSADSRVSPAGKAQEALQERYRVGSLLGRGGFGSVCSGTRLSDGAPVAIKRVPRDRIRHWGELPDGSSAPLEIVLLAKVSRGCAAVIQLLEWFELPDSFVLVLERPERCQELSGFLAERGFLPEEEARVLFRQVLEAVRHCTACGVLHRDIKPENILLDLASGQLKLIDFGCGAFLQDTAYTQFAGTLSYSPPEWIQHQRYHGEAATIWSLGLLLCHLVMGKHPFRRGQEIIRGQILFPRWLSQECQDIIKRCLSMQPSDRPSLEELFCHPWVQGVPLP